In Thermobaculum terrenum ATCC BAA-798, the DNA window TACAGGTGGAACTACCGCAACCCGAGCATCCCGATCCTAACGCCGCCGCCGCTGTACAAGAGCTGCTAGGTGGCAGGTTCGGTGAGATGTCAACGTTGATGAACTACACTTATCAGTCCTTCAACTTTCGAGGCAAGAAGAAGCTTAAGCCATATTACGACCTTATAGCCAACATCAGCACTGAGGAACTAGGACACATAGAGCTGGTTGCAGCCACTATCAATATGATGCTTACAGGCTCCACCAAGACGGACGAGCCCGTGAACGCGCCATTGGGCTCCGCGGTGAACTACCGCAACGTCCACCACTTCATAGTCAACGGCCAGACTGCCTTGGTGGGCAATTCTATGGGTGAAGCCTGGAGAGGAGACTATGTGTTCGCCAGCGGTGATCTGGTCCTGGATCTGCTGCATAACTTCTTCCTGGAGTGTGGCGCACGCCTCCAGAAGCTGCGTGTATACGAGATGACGGACAATCCCGTGGCTCGGCAGATGCTCGGTTACTTGCTTGTAAGGGGTGGAGTACACCAGGTAGCTTATGCCAAAGCTCTCGAGACGCTCACAGGTGTAAACGTGACGAAGATGCTGCCTGTCCCCAACATCGAGAACGCCAAGTTCCCTGAGGCCAGAAAGTTCGAGGAGCAGGGCATACACAGGACTCTGTACAGGTTCAGTCCTGAGGACTACAAGGACGTCACACGCATCTGGACCGGTACTCACCCCACCGACGGTGGTGAGCTGACGGTGGTAGATGGCCCTCCAGCTGGAGGTGAGATTCCTGAGCTAAATGATGTGCCAGAGGAGTTCGCCCCGGGATACGATCCCGAGATGCTGGCAGAGATCGCCAAGAAGCTGATGTCCTAGCAGCACCAGCACACGGGGGAGGTACTCGTACCTCCCCCTATTTTTATGCCTTCTTACATATGACCTCATGGAACGTATTATGCGGACGTATCTGTAGAAAAAGTGTAAGGAGTAGTGTCATGACTGCTATAAGGGCCAGGGGCGAGTCAGGTATAGCCCGAGGTATAGGGATGGGGCTACTTTTCGGTGCCATTAGCCTAGTGTTGATGCTGGTGCTTACCCCCATAGTTGGCACAGTAGCTCCAGCCTTAGCATCATGGGCCGTGCTGTTGATATGGATAGTGATGCCCATCCTAGCCGGCTATTTCACAAGCATCAGGCTGGGAGGAGCATTAGCTGCAGGCGCGGTGGCTGCCGGTTTCGTAGTAGCCCCGCTGCTAGCTATGCAGACCCTTAGGTTTACCGTGTTCGCTATGAAGGTCGGCTTCACAGACGCCAACTTCACGGGCCAACGTATCTCCGTGCTGCTCACGATAGTGGGCGCCACGATCGTCGCCGCAGCAGTGGGACTTATCCTTGGGTGGATGGGGTTCTTCCTCCGCAGGCACTCCCTATAGCTGCACATAGGTACTTTACTACAGAGTTGCTGTAATCCCTCAACCTTTAGGAATAGTGCTACCTAGCTTACTCAGCCTGCAGCTACTTTAGGGTATTGACTTACTGGCTGAGTAAGGATATATTCATGCCACAACTGTATTCAAAGTTTGAATAGTAAAAGTCTAACTACTAAGTATTGGAGAACTTATGGCCCACTATGGTAGACAACCTCTATCTATAGAGTACGCGCTATTGGGCTTGCTGGAGGACAGTCCTGCACATCCTTACGAGATGCATCAGAGGCTAATCAAAGCTAGCCCCCTATCACACGTCTGGAGGATCAAGCGTGGGCACACCTACGCACTACTCGGTCGCTTGGAAGAAGAGGGACTGCTAACCAGCTGGCTGGAGCCTCAGGATGCCAAGCCTCCGCGCAAGATGCTCGCCCTGACGAGGGAAGGACGTGAGACCTTCACGCGA includes these proteins:
- a CDS encoding manganese catalase family protein, which encodes MYLRIDKLQVELPQPEHPDPNAAAAVQELLGGRFGEMSTLMNYTYQSFNFRGKKKLKPYYDLIANISTEELGHIELVAATINMMLTGSTKTDEPVNAPLGSAVNYRNVHHFIVNGQTALVGNSMGEAWRGDYVFASGDLVLDLLHNFFLECGARLQKLRVYEMTDNPVARQMLGYLLVRGGVHQVAYAKALETLTGVNVTKMLPVPNIENAKFPEARKFEEQGIHRTLYRFSPEDYKDVTRIWTGTHPTDGGELTVVDGPPAGGEIPELNDVPEEFAPGYDPEMLAEIAKKLMS